A single Cnuibacter physcomitrellae DNA region contains:
- a CDS encoding GNAT family N-acetyltransferase — MRIREGEVTGPDESRLLADYFAYRAEAFPQRGAYVVTGPKPADYAPGHGVFLVVEDDEGTAVGCAGLRMLDTASEDGPRAEVKHVWLSPAARGRGWARDLMAELERRAVGLGAVELVLDTHHTLDGAARLYAREGFREIAAYNDNPNATRWYGKRIGPAQ, encoded by the coding sequence ATGCGCATCCGTGAGGGCGAGGTCACCGGTCCTGACGAGTCCCGGCTGCTCGCCGACTACTTCGCCTACCGCGCCGAGGCCTTCCCCCAGCGCGGGGCCTACGTGGTGACCGGCCCGAAGCCGGCCGACTACGCGCCCGGCCACGGCGTCTTCCTGGTCGTCGAGGACGACGAGGGCACCGCCGTCGGCTGCGCCGGGCTTCGGATGCTCGACACCGCATCCGAGGACGGCCCGCGCGCCGAGGTCAAGCACGTCTGGCTCTCCCCGGCCGCTCGCGGACGCGGTTGGGCGCGCGACCTGATGGCCGAGCTGGAGCGCCGCGCCGTGGGTCTCGGAGCCGTCGAGCTCGTGCTCGACACCCACCACACGCTCGACGGCGCCGCACGCCTCTACGCCCGAGAGGGCTTCCGCGAGATCGCCGCCTACAACGACAATCCCAACGCGACCCGCTGGTACGGCAAGCGGATCGGGCCCGCTCAGTAG
- a CDS encoding histidine phosphatase family protein, with product MTRTLYLVRHGEQMDAEHGVDDGPLSQRGVRQAKLLADRLGGVPFDNVWHSPLVRAEQTAKIMAEHLPALDPQPSALLFDCVPTGYSPAMPHAFEAFFNSVTPEMEDAGRAQMADAVDEFLTPASGDEHDLIITHNFVIGWFVREALDAPEWRWVGLNQAHCGLTIIRHKPGRMPELVVHNDLGHLPAELRTGMNDAQPY from the coding sequence ATGACCCGCACGCTCTACCTCGTCCGCCACGGCGAGCAGATGGATGCCGAGCACGGCGTCGACGACGGACCGCTCTCGCAGCGCGGCGTCCGTCAGGCGAAGCTCCTCGCCGATCGTCTCGGCGGGGTCCCGTTCGACAACGTGTGGCACTCGCCGCTCGTGCGCGCAGAGCAGACCGCCAAGATCATGGCCGAGCACCTTCCCGCTCTCGACCCCCAGCCGAGTGCGCTCCTCTTCGACTGCGTCCCCACCGGCTACAGCCCGGCAATGCCGCACGCCTTCGAGGCGTTCTTCAACTCGGTCACCCCCGAGATGGAGGACGCCGGACGAGCGCAGATGGCGGATGCGGTCGACGAGTTCCTCACGCCGGCCTCCGGCGACGAGCACGATCTGATCATCACGCACAACTTCGTGATCGGCTGGTTCGTCCGCGAGGCGCTCGACGCGCCCGAGTGGCGCTGGGTCGGCCTCAACCAGGCGCACTGCGGCCTCACCATCATCCGCCACAAGCCGGGGCGGATGCCCGAGCTGGTGGTGCACAACGACCTCGGTCACCTTCCCGCCGAGCTCCGGACGGGCATGAACGACGCCCAGCCCTACTGA
- a CDS encoding M16 family metallopeptidase — translation MNGAAPLPLDLPELVIGEGAEGLVRRTILPSGIRILTEHIPGARSATVGFWLAVGSRDELGAEGGAPSHYGSTHFLEHLLFKGTPRRSALDIAVAFDAVGGEHNAITAKEYTCYYAKVRDRDLSMAVDVLADMVAASTLDPDEFETERGVILEELAMAEDDPGDVAGERLFEAVLGEHPLGRPIGGTPATIRAVGRDAVWEHYRATYSPHDLVVAVAGAVEHDVLVERVEKALRASGWDLSGSASPAARRPTAAAAIVPGAPVTVVRKPLEQVSLMLGMPGLVATDDRRVALSVLSSVLGGGMSSRLFQEVRERRGLAYSVYSFAQGYSDAGLFSLYAGCAPGRERAVSDIMLGELRRIAADGITPDELVRARGQLSGAAALALEDTDTRMSRLGRSELSTGEFVDLDEQVRRLEAVTLDDVRSIAVTLAEGSVSVSAVGPIDEAVFDDVVVAR, via the coding sequence ATGAACGGCGCAGCACCACTTCCGTTGGATCTGCCGGAGCTCGTCATCGGCGAAGGCGCCGAGGGACTGGTGCGGCGTACGATCCTCCCCAGCGGCATCCGCATCCTCACGGAGCACATCCCGGGCGCACGCAGCGCGACGGTGGGCTTCTGGCTCGCGGTCGGCTCGCGCGACGAGCTCGGGGCGGAGGGCGGCGCCCCCTCGCACTACGGCTCGACCCACTTCCTCGAGCACTTGCTCTTCAAGGGCACCCCTCGCCGGAGCGCGCTCGACATCGCGGTGGCGTTCGATGCGGTGGGTGGCGAGCACAACGCCATCACCGCCAAGGAGTACACCTGCTACTACGCCAAGGTGCGCGACCGGGACCTGTCGATGGCGGTCGACGTGCTGGCCGACATGGTGGCGGCCTCGACCCTCGACCCCGACGAGTTCGAGACCGAGCGCGGGGTCATCCTCGAGGAGCTCGCCATGGCGGAGGACGACCCGGGTGACGTCGCGGGGGAGCGCCTCTTCGAAGCGGTCCTCGGCGAGCATCCGCTGGGTCGTCCGATCGGGGGCACCCCCGCCACGATCCGTGCGGTCGGGCGCGACGCGGTGTGGGAGCACTACCGCGCCACGTACTCGCCGCACGACCTCGTCGTCGCGGTGGCCGGTGCCGTCGAGCACGACGTCCTGGTGGAGCGCGTCGAGAAGGCTCTGCGCGCTTCCGGATGGGACCTGTCGGGTTCCGCGTCGCCCGCGGCGCGCCGTCCGACCGCCGCCGCGGCGATCGTGCCCGGGGCGCCCGTCACCGTGGTGCGGAAGCCGCTCGAGCAGGTGAGCCTGATGCTCGGGATGCCGGGGCTCGTCGCCACCGATGATCGCCGCGTCGCGCTCAGCGTGCTCAGCTCGGTGCTCGGCGGCGGGATGTCGTCGCGCCTCTTCCAGGAGGTGCGCGAGAGGCGGGGTCTGGCGTACTCCGTGTACTCCTTCGCCCAGGGCTACTCGGATGCCGGTCTGTTCTCGCTCTACGCCGGATGCGCGCCGGGGCGTGAGCGCGCGGTCAGCGACATCATGCTGGGCGAGCTGCGACGGATCGCTGCCGACGGCATCACGCCCGACGAGCTCGTGCGCGCCCGCGGACAGCTCTCCGGTGCCGCGGCCCTCGCCCTCGAGGACACCGACACCCGCATGAGCAGGCTGGGGCGCTCCGAGCTCTCGACAGGCGAGTTCGTCGACCTCGACGAGCAGGTGCGCCGTCTGGAGGCCGTCACGCTCGACGACGTCCGTTCGATCGCGGTCACCCTCGCCGAGGGCTCCGTCAGCGTGTCGGCGGTGGGGCCGATCGACGAGGCCGTCTTCGACGACGTGGTGGTCGCGCGATGA
- a CDS encoding polyribonucleotide nucleotidyltransferase, protein MEGPEIKFAETVLDNGKYGTRTVRFETGRLAQQAQGAVAAYLDEETMLLSATSVSKHPKDSFDFFPLTIDVEERSYAAGKIPGSFFRREGRPSTEAILVCRLIDRPLRPSFVDGLRNEVQVVITVLSIAPDEFYDALAINAASASSQISGVPFSGPIGGVRLALMPGYGSEPDQWIAFPKYSQLQEAVFDLVVAGRVVENADGSSDVAIMMVEAEATEGSWNLIKAGATKPSEAVVAEGLEAAKPFIRQLVEAQASLASQSAKEIQSYPIFKAYNQEAYDAVAGLAYDELVNVYQIADKIERQNADDALKERVKAAIQEKVDAGELGGDIPPMVSAAYKAVTKVVVRGRILRDGVRIDGRGLADIRPLDAEVAVIPRVHGSAIFQRGETQILGVTTLNMLKMEQQIDSLSPITHKRYLHHYNFPPYSTGETGRVGSPKRREIGHGFLAERALVPVLPSREEFPYAIRQVSEALGSNGSTSMGSVCASTLSLLNAGVPLRAPVAGIAMGLVSDEVDGETRYAALTDILGAEDALGDMDFKVAGTSEFVTAIQLDTKLDGIPSSVLDGALKQAKAARDAILNVLNAAIDEPDELAPTAPRVISVQIPVDKIGELIGPKGKTINAIQDETGADISIEEDGTVYIGATDGPSAEAARAQVNAIANPQNPEVGEQFLGTVVKIATFGAFVSLLPGKDGLLHISEVRKLAGGKRVENVEDVLGVGQKILVEITKIDDRGKLSLAPVIAEPADTEGSAAHSEGPEAPAEG, encoded by the coding sequence TTGGAAGGTCCTGAGATCAAGTTCGCCGAGACCGTTCTCGACAACGGCAAGTACGGCACCCGCACGGTCCGGTTCGAGACCGGACGCCTCGCCCAGCAGGCACAGGGCGCAGTCGCGGCCTACCTCGACGAGGAGACCATGCTGCTCTCCGCGACGAGCGTGTCGAAGCACCCGAAGGACAGCTTCGACTTCTTCCCCCTGACCATCGACGTCGAGGAGCGGTCGTACGCGGCCGGCAAGATCCCCGGCTCGTTCTTCCGCCGCGAGGGCCGCCCGTCGACCGAGGCGATCCTCGTCTGCCGCCTCATCGACCGCCCGCTGCGCCCGTCGTTCGTCGACGGCCTCCGCAACGAGGTCCAGGTCGTCATCACCGTCCTGAGCATCGCGCCCGACGAGTTCTACGACGCCCTGGCGATCAACGCGGCCTCCGCGTCGAGCCAGATCTCCGGCGTGCCGTTCTCCGGCCCGATCGGCGGCGTGCGCCTGGCGCTCATGCCCGGCTACGGCTCGGAGCCCGACCAGTGGATCGCGTTCCCCAAGTACTCGCAGCTGCAGGAGGCCGTGTTCGACCTCGTCGTCGCCGGCCGCGTGGTCGAGAACGCCGACGGTTCGTCCGACGTCGCCATCATGATGGTCGAGGCCGAGGCGACCGAGGGCAGCTGGAACCTCATCAAGGCCGGCGCGACCAAGCCCTCCGAGGCCGTCGTCGCCGAGGGCCTCGAGGCCGCCAAGCCGTTCATCCGTCAGCTCGTCGAGGCGCAGGCCTCGCTGGCGTCGCAGTCGGCGAAGGAGATCCAGTCCTACCCGATCTTCAAGGCCTACAACCAGGAGGCGTACGACGCCGTCGCCGGGCTCGCCTACGACGAGCTCGTGAACGTCTACCAGATCGCCGACAAGATCGAGCGCCAGAACGCCGACGACGCCCTCAAGGAGCGCGTGAAGGCGGCCATCCAGGAGAAGGTCGACGCCGGGGAGCTCGGCGGCGACATCCCGCCGATGGTCTCGGCCGCGTACAAGGCCGTCACCAAGGTCGTCGTGCGCGGACGCATCCTGCGCGACGGCGTCCGCATCGACGGGCGCGGCCTGGCCGACATCCGTCCGCTCGACGCCGAGGTCGCCGTGATCCCGCGCGTCCACGGTTCGGCCATCTTCCAGCGCGGTGAGACCCAGATCCTGGGCGTCACCACGCTGAACATGCTGAAGATGGAGCAGCAGATCGACTCGCTGTCGCCCATCACGCACAAGCGGTACCTGCACCACTACAACTTCCCGCCGTACTCGACCGGTGAGACCGGTCGCGTCGGCTCGCCGAAGCGTCGCGAGATCGGGCACGGCTTCCTCGCCGAGCGCGCCCTCGTGCCGGTGCTGCCGAGCCGCGAGGAGTTCCCCTACGCGATCCGTCAGGTCTCCGAGGCGCTGGGCTCCAACGGCTCCACCTCGATGGGCTCCGTCTGCGCGTCGACCCTGTCGCTGTTGAACGCGGGTGTGCCGCTGCGCGCCCCCGTCGCCGGCATCGCGATGGGCCTCGTCTCCGACGAGGTCGACGGCGAGACCCGCTACGCCGCCCTCACCGACATCCTCGGTGCGGAGGACGCGCTCGGCGACATGGACTTCAAGGTCGCCGGCACCAGCGAGTTCGTCACCGCGATCCAGCTCGACACGAAGCTCGACGGCATCCCGTCGTCGGTGCTCGACGGCGCGCTCAAGCAGGCGAAGGCCGCGCGCGACGCGATCCTCAACGTGCTGAACGCCGCCATCGACGAGCCCGACGAGCTGGCGCCCACCGCGCCGCGCGTCATCTCGGTGCAGATCCCGGTCGACAAGATCGGCGAGCTCATCGGCCCCAAGGGCAAGACGATCAACGCCATCCAGGACGAGACCGGCGCCGACATCTCCATCGAGGAGGACGGCACCGTCTACATCGGCGCGACCGACGGCCCCTCGGCCGAGGCCGCCCGCGCCCAGGTCAACGCGATCGCCAACCCGCAGAACCCCGAGGTGGGTGAGCAGTTCCTGGGCACGGTCGTCAAGATCGCGACCTTCGGCGCGTTCGTCTCGCTCCTCCCGGGCAAGGACGGCCTGCTGCACATCTCCGAGGTGCGCAAGCTCGCCGGCGGCAAGCGGGTCGAGAACGTCGAGGACGTCCTCGGCGTGGGCCAGAAGATCCTCGTCGAGATCACGAAGATCGACGACCGCGGCAAGCTCTCGCTCGCCCCGGTGATCGCCGAGCCCGCCGACACCGAGGGTTCCGCTGCTCACAGCGAGGGCCCGGAGGCCCCGGCCGAGGGCTGA
- a CDS encoding class I SAM-dependent methyltransferase gives MTVLGSLSRRAADLQEYMDDPACDRRRLDATYARFRLVNRIVAGWRGIYRDHIRPRLSDTMPSTLLDLGCGGGDVARSLATWAAHDGLQLAVTAIDPDERAYEFASRQPGPPVVYRQASSADLVAEAARFDVVVSNHVLHHLDREELAAFFFDSELLCRGIALHGDIRRSRLAYAAYSLGSLPIARGSFIRDDGLTSIRRSYTAKELRATAPLGWEVEERPMFRNLLIHRER, from the coding sequence ATGACCGTGCTCGGGTCGCTGTCCCGGCGGGCGGCCGACCTCCAGGAGTACATGGACGACCCGGCGTGCGACCGCCGACGGCTCGACGCGACGTACGCCCGCTTCCGCCTGGTCAACCGCATCGTGGCCGGCTGGCGCGGCATCTATCGCGACCACATCCGTCCCCGGCTCTCCGACACCATGCCGTCGACCCTCCTCGACCTCGGCTGCGGAGGCGGCGACGTCGCCCGCTCGCTCGCGACGTGGGCGGCGCACGACGGGCTCCAGCTCGCGGTCACCGCGATCGATCCGGATGAGCGCGCCTACGAGTTCGCGTCGCGCCAGCCCGGTCCGCCGGTCGTGTACCGGCAGGCATCGAGCGCCGACCTCGTGGCCGAGGCCGCGCGGTTCGACGTCGTCGTCTCGAACCACGTGCTGCATCACCTGGACCGCGAGGAGCTGGCGGCCTTCTTCTTCGACAGCGAGCTCCTCTGCCGGGGGATCGCCCTCCACGGCGACATCCGCCGGAGCCGCCTCGCCTACGCGGCCTACTCCCTCGGCTCGCTGCCGATCGCTCGCGGCTCGTTCATCCGCGACGACGGCCTGACCAGCATCCGCCGCAGCTACACCGCGAAGGAGCTGCGCGCGACGGCCCCGCTGGGCTGGGAGGTGGAGGAGCGGCCGATGTTCCGGAACCTGCTCATCCACCGAGAGCGCTGA
- a CDS encoding type III polyketide synthase yields the protein MAAARIRSIGTAVPPTVIMQPEARDVFAAQPGLGRLGERLVRTSFDQSGIETRHTVLTELDASAEAEPSGPAVFYDRSSGLLLDPGTGLRNDLYAAVTSELVVEAARSALADVPDLSAADITHVVTVSCTGFFAPGPDFVLVKELGLRHDVARQHLGFMGCQGAFPALRLADAFCAADPDAVVLVVCVELCTLHVRSAATTDQIIANSVFADGAAAAVVTGRPGPSGSSALRIDRLRSRLLPEGEQAMAWTIGDHGFEMVLSTYVPKLIDGSIGELVGAFAEDVDLPSSRWAVHPGGRDILDRVQSRLGLDDAAMAPSRSVLRRFGNMSSATVLFILADLLHAGDEVDRPVIAMAFGPGLSVELGALTLEPAPTGAAVAGRVATA from the coding sequence ATGGCCGCAGCGAGGATCCGATCCATCGGCACCGCGGTGCCTCCCACGGTGATCATGCAGCCGGAGGCTCGTGACGTCTTCGCTGCGCAGCCCGGCCTCGGGCGGCTCGGGGAGAGGCTCGTGCGGACCTCGTTCGACCAGTCGGGCATCGAGACCCGACACACGGTGCTGACGGAGCTCGACGCCTCGGCCGAGGCGGAGCCCTCCGGGCCCGCCGTGTTCTACGACCGCTCCTCCGGCCTCCTCCTCGATCCCGGCACGGGTCTCCGCAACGACCTCTACGCGGCGGTCACCTCCGAGCTGGTGGTGGAGGCGGCGCGGTCGGCGCTGGCCGACGTCCCCGATCTCTCGGCGGCCGACATCACGCACGTGGTGACGGTGTCCTGCACGGGGTTCTTCGCCCCCGGTCCGGACTTCGTGCTCGTGAAGGAGCTCGGTCTCCGACACGACGTGGCCCGGCAGCACCTCGGTTTCATGGGCTGCCAGGGGGCGTTCCCCGCCCTTCGGCTCGCGGACGCGTTCTGCGCGGCCGATCCCGACGCCGTGGTGCTCGTGGTCTGCGTGGAGCTCTGCACGCTCCACGTCCGCTCCGCCGCCACGACGGATCAGATCATCGCCAACTCCGTGTTCGCCGACGGGGCCGCGGCCGCGGTGGTCACGGGCAGGCCCGGGCCGAGCGGCTCGTCGGCGCTGCGCATCGACAGGCTGCGCTCGCGTCTGCTCCCCGAGGGTGAGCAGGCGATGGCGTGGACCATCGGCGACCACGGCTTCGAGATGGTCCTCAGCACCTACGTGCCCAAGCTCATCGACGGCAGCATCGGCGAGCTCGTCGGCGCGTTCGCCGAGGACGTCGACCTGCCTTCGTCGAGATGGGCGGTGCATCCCGGTGGCCGCGACATCCTCGACCGCGTCCAATCCCGTCTGGGCCTCGACGACGCGGCGATGGCCCCCTCCCGCTCCGTGCTGCGGCGTTTCGGCAACATGTCGAGCGCGACCGTGCTGTTCATCCTTGCCGACCTTCTGCACGCGGGCGACGAGGTCGACCGCCCGGTGATCGCGATGGCCTTCGGCCCCGGCCTGTCGGTCGAGCTCGGCGCCCTCACGCTCGAGCCGGCGCCGACGGGCGCCGCGGTGGCCGGCAGGGTCGCGACCGCATGA
- a CDS encoding FMN reductase, translating to MSAKKLAVVTAGLSQPSSTRLLADRLAEATVEAATLDGVEVEVTVVELRDIAQDITNNLLTGFPSGRLQEAIDAVAGADALIAVTPIFSASYSGLFKSFFDVIDNTALEGLPTTLAATGGSARHSLALEHEMRPLFSYLRAVTLPTAVFAASEDWGSGADGVSALPSRVRRAGRELASALAASERSSSVRDEFALDADFSPFGGVTAE from the coding sequence ATGAGCGCCAAGAAGCTGGCCGTGGTGACCGCGGGGCTGAGTCAGCCGTCGTCGACGAGGCTGCTCGCCGATCGGCTCGCAGAGGCGACAGTGGAGGCCGCGACGCTCGACGGCGTCGAGGTCGAGGTGACGGTCGTCGAGCTGCGCGACATCGCTCAGGACATCACCAACAACCTCCTCACGGGCTTCCCGAGCGGCCGCCTGCAGGAGGCGATCGACGCCGTCGCCGGTGCCGATGCCCTGATCGCGGTGACCCCGATCTTCTCCGCCAGCTACAGCGGGCTGTTCAAGTCGTTCTTCGACGTGATCGACAACACGGCTCTCGAGGGGCTCCCGACGACCCTCGCCGCCACCGGCGGATCGGCGCGCCACTCGCTGGCGCTCGAGCACGAGATGCGCCCCCTGTTCTCGTACCTCCGCGCCGTCACGCTGCCCACCGCGGTGTTCGCCGCGTCGGAGGACTGGGGCTCGGGAGCGGATGGCGTGTCCGCGCTGCCGTCGCGGGTGCGCCGTGCGGGTCGTGAGCTGGCGAGCGCCCTCGCGGCGAGCGAACGGTCCTCGAGCGTGCGCGACGAGTTCGCCCTCGACGCCGACTTCAGCCCTTTCGGGGGAGTCACCGCCGAGTAG
- the rpsO gene encoding 30S ribosomal protein S15 encodes MALEADVKKAIIEEYATHPGDTGSPEVQVAILTKRIKDLTEHLKEHKHDHHSRRGLLLLVGQRRRLLGYLQDIDIQRYRSLIERLGLRR; translated from the coding sequence ATGGCACTCGAAGCAGACGTCAAGAAGGCGATCATCGAAGAGTACGCAACCCACCCCGGTGACACCGGATCCCCCGAGGTCCAGGTCGCGATCCTGACCAAGCGGATCAAGGATCTCACCGAGCACCTCAAGGAGCACAAGCACGACCACCACTCGCGTCGTGGTCTGCTGCTGCTCGTGGGTCAGCGTCGTCGTCTCCTGGGCTACCTCCAGGACATCGACATCCAGCGCTACCGTTCGCTCATCGAGCGACTCGGCCTGCGCCGGTAG